In the genome of Deinococcus deserti VCD115, one region contains:
- a CDS encoding recombinase family protein, producing MTVHRPQEQKTIAYYRVSTQKQGQSGLGLEAQQACIERHVQSHDLTLIATYTEVETGTSKRQRTEISRAIAHAKAENAVLLIAKLDRLSRNLHFVTGLLESGVQFVACDMPHANTLTIQLLAVMAEHEAKATSQRTKEALAAAKSRGTKLGSPRPMTEETRALGRAILRQEAREGYANVRGYIETLRENGMALRAIADRLNGEGFRTRQGKDWTAVQVTRVLQRYSE from the coding sequence ATGACCGTGCATAGGCCCCAGGAACAAAAGACCATTGCTTACTACCGCGTCAGCACGCAGAAGCAGGGTCAAAGTGGTCTTGGTCTAGAAGCCCAACAAGCCTGCATTGAACGCCATGTACAGTCCCACGATCTGACTCTTATCGCCACCTATACGGAAGTCGAGACGGGAACCAGCAAGAGACAGAGGACCGAAATTAGCAGGGCTATAGCACATGCTAAGGCGGAGAATGCAGTCCTCTTGATCGCCAAGCTGGACCGCCTCAGTCGCAACCTTCACTTCGTGACTGGTCTCCTTGAGTCGGGAGTGCAGTTCGTCGCGTGTGACATGCCTCACGCGAACACACTGACCATCCAACTTCTCGCGGTTATGGCAGAACATGAGGCAAAAGCCACCAGTCAACGGACGAAAGAGGCTTTGGCGGCGGCAAAATCACGTGGCACAAAACTGGGTAGTCCCAGGCCCATGACAGAGGAAACTCGGGCTTTGGGTAGGGCTATTTTGCGTCAGGAGGCCCGAGAAGGCTATGCGAACGTTAGAGGTTACATCGAGACCCTCCGCGAGAACGGCATGGCTTTACGGGCAATTGCAGACAGGTTGAATGGTGAGGGGTTCCGAACCCGACAAGGGAAAGATTGGACGGCTGTGCAGGTAACGCGGGTCCTACAACGTTATAGCGAGTAG
- the hisIE gene encoding bifunctional phosphoribosyl-AMP cyclohydrolase/phosphoribosyl-ATP diphosphatase HisIE, translated as MADLESLKFGTDNLLPVVTQDARTGAVLMQAFADRAAIERTLATREATYYSRSRQEQWVKGQTSGHTQRVVSVHLDCDGDSVLYRVEQTGPACHTGAYSCFHTPLLDTEVQSSGLDGTLERVYATITERLASLPENSYVARLHAGGLDRVLKKISEESGEVLLAAKNADRAELATEVADLLFHTLFAMAEVGVSPGDVAAVLQEREGRTGLKGPKEAG; from the coding sequence ATGGCCGATCTTGAAAGCCTGAAGTTTGGCACCGATAACCTGCTGCCGGTGGTGACCCAGGACGCCCGGACAGGCGCCGTACTGATGCAGGCCTTTGCTGACCGCGCAGCCATCGAGCGCACCCTGGCCACGCGTGAGGCCACGTACTACAGCCGATCGCGCCAGGAGCAGTGGGTCAAGGGCCAGACCAGCGGCCACACCCAGCGCGTGGTCAGCGTTCATCTGGACTGCGACGGGGACAGCGTGCTGTACCGCGTCGAGCAGACTGGTCCTGCGTGCCATACCGGAGCCTACAGCTGCTTTCATACTCCTCTGCTGGACACGGAAGTGCAGAGCAGTGGCCTGGACGGCACCCTGGAGCGCGTCTACGCAACCATCACCGAGCGGCTGGCGAGCCTGCCGGAAAACAGTTATGTTGCCCGGCTGCATGCCGGTGGCCTGGACCGCGTGCTGAAAAAAATCAGCGAGGAAAGCGGGGAAGTGCTGCTCGCCGCCAAGAATGCCGACCGCGCCGAACTGGCGACCGAGGTGGCCGATCTGCTGTTTCATACCCTGTTCGCCATGGCAGAGGTTGGCGTGTCTCCTGGCGATGTGGCGGCCGTACTTCAGGAACGAGAGGGCAGGACCGGGCTCAAAGGCCCTAAAGAGGCAGGTTGA
- a CDS encoding DUF4394 domain-containing protein: protein MKRIALLSATCALALAACTNVLTYSKASMGMTAYGLDAQGQLVIFGTDNPTNSTRRVALSGMASGEILVDIDVFNRDGMLYALSDKGTLYSVNTTSGVLTRNVGPAAMGTPTVIDFNPAAERLRVFSAGDLNFRLTPATGGQTDGTVTADGTLVYADAGRDPNLVAAAYTNSFRMFKPTTEFTPATTLFSIDADTDMLLRHTNSAAPAPAGNFSTLNLVGPLGVDVSAGRTGFDIAGETSALLSVSNGTSTTFYTLDLATGRATTKSTLNAVSLKAFALALPTRP from the coding sequence ATGAAACGAATTGCCCTGCTGTCTGCCACCTGTGCCCTGGCCCTTGCCGCGTGCACCAACGTTCTTACGTACTCCAAAGCCTCCATGGGCATGACTGCCTATGGCCTGGACGCTCAGGGTCAGCTGGTGATATTCGGAACTGACAACCCTACGAACAGCACCCGTCGCGTGGCGCTGAGTGGAATGGCCAGCGGGGAGATCCTGGTGGACATTGACGTCTTCAACCGTGACGGCATGCTGTATGCCCTGTCCGATAAGGGAACCCTGTACAGCGTCAACACCACGAGCGGAGTCCTGACCCGCAATGTAGGCCCGGCGGCGATGGGGACACCCACTGTAATCGACTTCAACCCCGCCGCTGAGCGTCTGCGCGTGTTCAGTGCTGGTGACCTGAACTTCCGCCTGACGCCCGCCACCGGAGGCCAGACGGACGGCACCGTCACCGCCGACGGCACGCTGGTGTATGCCGATGCCGGACGCGATCCGAACCTGGTGGCAGCGGCGTATACCAATTCCTTCCGTATGTTCAAGCCGACCACTGAGTTCACGCCGGCCACGACGCTGTTCTCCATCGACGCGGACACAGACATGCTGCTGCGCCACACCAACTCGGCTGCGCCTGCGCCTGCCGGGAATTTCAGTACCCTGAATTTGGTGGGACCGCTTGGCGTGGACGTCAGCGCGGGCCGGACCGGCTTTGATATCGCTGGCGAAACCAGCGCCCTGCTTTCTGTCAGCAACGGCACCAGCACGACGTTCTACACGCTTGACCTGGCCACCGGCCGCGCGACCACCAAGTCCACGCTGAACGCAGTCAGCCTCAAGGCCTTCGCGCTGGCATTGCCGACGCGTCCCTGA
- a CDS encoding response regulator yields the protein MESRRILLVDDNPHDVELALDAFAQSGQDHNVVVAGGGSEAVALLQSDSGELPDLILLDLKMPHMDGLAVLDEIRACEATRRIPVVMLTTSGETRDVQASYEHGASAYVVKPLDLRQFAETLKTITAFWTSLNRVSHSG from the coding sequence ATGGAAAGCCGACGCATTCTGCTGGTAGACGACAATCCTCACGATGTGGAGCTCGCCCTGGACGCATTTGCACAGTCCGGGCAGGACCATAACGTGGTGGTGGCCGGGGGCGGAAGCGAGGCGGTGGCTCTGCTGCAGAGCGATTCAGGCGAACTGCCAGACCTGATTCTGCTGGACCTCAAGATGCCCCACATGGACGGTCTGGCTGTGCTGGACGAGATCCGTGCATGTGAGGCAACCCGGCGCATTCCTGTCGTCATGCTGACGACCAGCGGTGAGACCCGGGATGTGCAGGCCAGCTACGAGCATGGCGCCAGCGCCTACGTCGTCAAGCCGCTGGATCTGCGGCAGTTTGCCGAAACGTTGAAAACCATCACAGCCTTCTGGACCAGCCTCAACCGCGTGTCACATTCCGGCTGA
- a CDS encoding restriction endonuclease, whose product MKIPKYHEFFNPLLGAMHALGGSATLAELDEEVVRSMKLPPEVAEIPHGEAGRTTEVQYRLAWARTYLKKYGLITNSSQGVWVLTPEGQVRKTVDGREVQRVVREQRQRNLLFATPLSVIDQQDSETEESLPTTYLDWSEHLRETILAMSPSAFERLCQRLLRESGFIQVEVTGRSGDGGIDGHGIVRLAGLLSFPIIFQAKKYRGSVGAPDIRNFRGAMVGRADKGLFMTTGTFTPAASAEATRDGAPPIDLIDGDALIAKLKELKLGVTTRMVEVTEVDEAWFAAL is encoded by the coding sequence GTGAAAATCCCGAAGTACCACGAATTCTTTAACCCTCTTCTGGGGGCTATGCATGCTTTGGGAGGCAGTGCCACCCTTGCCGAATTGGACGAAGAAGTTGTGCGGTCGATGAAACTTCCGCCAGAAGTAGCCGAGATTCCTCATGGAGAAGCAGGCAGGACCACCGAGGTCCAGTACCGCCTCGCCTGGGCACGTACATATCTGAAAAAGTACGGTCTTATAACCAACAGTTCCCAAGGAGTGTGGGTGTTAACTCCTGAAGGTCAGGTTAGGAAAACAGTTGATGGGCGAGAAGTCCAGCGTGTTGTCAGGGAACAGCGGCAACGGAATTTGCTCTTTGCGACACCCTTGTCTGTAATAGACCAACAGGACTCTGAGACAGAAGAATCGCTACCAACTACGTACCTTGACTGGTCAGAACACTTACGAGAAACGATTCTTGCGATGTCACCCTCTGCCTTTGAACGTTTGTGTCAACGGCTTCTCCGCGAGTCAGGCTTTATCCAGGTTGAGGTGACGGGACGGTCAGGCGACGGAGGAATAGACGGGCATGGAATCGTACGGCTGGCTGGGTTACTCAGTTTCCCCATCATTTTTCAGGCCAAGAAATACCGAGGTTCAGTCGGTGCCCCAGACATACGCAACTTTAGGGGTGCAATGGTAGGACGTGCTGACAAAGGCCTGTTCATGACTACAGGCACTTTCACGCCCGCTGCATCTGCGGAGGCTACCCGTGATGGTGCCCCTCCCATTGACCTCATTGACGGGGATGCCCTTATCGCCAAGCTGAAGGAACTCAAGCTTGGCGTGACAACCCGTATGGTTGAAGTGACTGAGGTAGACGAAGCTTGGTTTGCCGCCCTGTAA
- the hisF gene encoding imidazole glycerol phosphate synthase subunit HisF yields MLTKRIIPCLDVQNGRVVKNVRFFENHRDAGDPLVLAQAYEAQQADELVFYDITATHEGRALMLDVAAQVAEQVMMPLTVGGGINAVSDFRQLLMAGADKISVNSGAVKRPELIREASDHFGAQCVMLSIDAKRRPGTQTWTVHVGGGRTDTGIDLLEWAVQGQALGAGEICLNIMDADGTRAGFDLVATRMVAQAVDLPVIASGGAGQMQDFCDVLRGGEAGGHADAALAASVFHFGELTVPQVKTFLQSQGIPVRPDWPADPLRRGA; encoded by the coding sequence GTGTTGACCAAGCGCATCATTCCCTGCCTGGACGTCCAAAATGGGCGCGTGGTGAAAAATGTACGGTTCTTCGAGAACCATCGGGACGCCGGTGATCCGCTGGTGCTGGCTCAGGCCTACGAGGCTCAGCAGGCCGACGAGCTGGTCTTTTATGACATCACAGCCACCCATGAAGGCCGCGCCCTGATGCTGGACGTCGCCGCGCAGGTGGCCGAGCAGGTGATGATGCCGCTTACCGTGGGCGGAGGTATTAATGCCGTGTCGGACTTCCGGCAGCTGCTGATGGCCGGTGCCGACAAGATCAGCGTCAACAGCGGCGCCGTGAAGCGCCCAGAGCTGATCCGTGAAGCCAGTGACCACTTCGGTGCACAGTGCGTGATGCTGAGTATTGACGCCAAACGGCGCCCCGGAACGCAGACCTGGACCGTGCATGTGGGGGGCGGCCGGACCGATACCGGCATTGACCTGCTGGAATGGGCGGTTCAGGGGCAGGCGCTGGGAGCCGGCGAAATCTGCCTGAACATCATGGACGCCGACGGCACGCGGGCCGGCTTTGACCTGGTCGCCACCCGGATGGTGGCGCAGGCTGTGGACCTGCCGGTGATCGCCTCGGGAGGAGCTGGCCAGATGCAGGATTTCTGCGATGTGCTTCGTGGAGGCGAGGCTGGAGGCCATGCGGACGCAGCCCTGGCGGCCAGCGTGTTTCACTTCGGAGAGCTTACCGTTCCCCAGGTCAAGACTTTTCTGCAGTCCCAGGGAATTCCGGTGCGGCCAGACTGGCCCGCCGACCCCCTCAGGAGGGGAGCATAA
- a CDS encoding DUF72 domain-containing protein — translation MRVYIGCGGYSNEEWTAPGLIYEGVRKDDYLSTYAAYFDAVELNSSFYAIPGLKAFEGMARKSGGRTRFAVKLNKVFTHDRAPTDVDFDRMLQSPEPLREAGIMGPYLAQFPYSFHRTADNRKYLHMLSERFAGRELAVELRHASWDKPEVREGMAEFGLIWVSPDYPPVGGMPEPVVHVTGDVGYLRLHGRNSASWWEGQSAAERHDYLYSRAEMDEWAEKIAFVNDELAELYVFFETTSAKGSRDGFTNFFGNVRYFQLLMADRFGYTPPGTAAELDHLLPKFNR, via the coding sequence ATGCGCGTGTATATCGGTTGCGGGGGGTACAGCAACGAGGAATGGACTGCTCCAGGCCTGATCTATGAGGGCGTGCGCAAGGACGACTATCTCAGTACCTACGCTGCCTACTTCGACGCCGTAGAGCTCAACAGCAGCTTCTATGCCATTCCCGGTCTGAAAGCCTTCGAGGGCATGGCCCGCAAGTCGGGGGGACGCACCCGTTTTGCGGTGAAGCTCAACAAGGTCTTTACCCATGACCGCGCCCCCACCGATGTGGATTTTGACCGCATGCTGCAGAGCCCCGAGCCCCTGCGTGAGGCGGGCATCATGGGGCCGTACCTGGCGCAGTTTCCGTACTCGTTTCACCGCACTGCAGACAACCGCAAGTACCTGCATATGCTCTCCGAGCGTTTTGCGGGGCGCGAACTCGCCGTGGAACTGCGGCATGCCAGCTGGGACAAGCCCGAGGTCCGGGAAGGCATGGCCGAATTCGGGCTGATCTGGGTCAGTCCGGATTATCCGCCGGTGGGAGGAATGCCCGAGCCGGTAGTGCACGTGACCGGAGACGTCGGTTACCTGAGGTTGCATGGACGCAACAGCGCCAGCTGGTGGGAAGGTCAGAGTGCAGCCGAGCGCCACGACTACCTGTACAGCCGCGCCGAAATGGACGAGTGGGCCGAGAAGATTGCTTTTGTCAACGACGAACTGGCAGAATTGTACGTATTCTTCGAAACAACCTCCGCTAAGGGGTCACGCGACGGCTTCACTAACTTCTTTGGCAACGTGCGCTATTTCCAGCTTCTAATGGCTGACAGGTTTGGCTACACGCCACCAGGGACAGCTGCAGAACTGGACCACCTCTTGCCCAAGTTCAACAGGTAG